The genomic window GCAGGGCCACTGGTCGAGTCTGCTTCACCGTCGTGCGTCACAACCGCaacgcacaccgccgccatcgtcgtgcGACACGGCAGGCCGGCATCCAGGAGCGCGGACATGACAGCGTTCAGCGCCACGGCAGGCAGGCTGCCGTCGTCCCGGATCACAACGACGTCCACCACGAGCACGCATCGCGGGAAGCGCTCGCGAACGAAGACAGCGTTGAGGGTGGACTCCAGCAACGAccccagcgccagcgcgtctgtgcgagtgagcagctccagcttcctctcctcgtacagcgccttctccgcgCCACCTGCGGCGGGGGCGAGCACGCCAGCGTGCTGGATGCGCACCTGCACGATGCACGTGTCGTACTCATCATTCTTGGCTATTGTTGGCCCGTGAATCgacaccatcaccgccgtctGACCTTGCGCGTaccagctgctgccgtcgaaCGCGGTCATGTCCGAAAGCCTCATCTCCTTACCGCGCAGCTCAAGCGCGGTGCGCCCATCGCGGCGCGCGTACACGACAGCCATGGGCGCCGCGGACgaagaaggggaggaagacacggcggccgcaggcggcggcatcgggGGCGTCGTCGATTCGAGCAGCTTTTTAATCACCGTTCCGTGAGCGCGTCGAGTGCTCTTCGTGCCCCAACTCGTAAAAAGTCTATCGCGCTCACGAAACAAAATCGTCAGAAGAGGTgcaggcgcgtgtgcgtgcgtgcgtgtgtgtgtgtgtgtgtgcgtgtgtgtacggcACGTCGAAATTCCGTTGCACGATGGGTTCAGGAAAATAAACAGCGTGAGAGAGGTGTTTGGAAGAGCGGCAGGATAAGCAGACGGCCTTCTCGTGTCCAGCGTGAAGGTTGCATGCATGTGAAACAGAAAGCACcggccatcgccgccgcctctc from Leishmania mexicana MHOM/GT/2001/U1103 complete genome, chromosome 2 includes these protein-coding regions:
- a CDS encoding putative ribosomal RNA processing protein; the encoded protein is MAVVYARRDGRTALELRGKEMRLSDMTAFDGSSWYAQGQTAVMVSIHGPTIAKNDEYDTCIVQVRIQHAGVLAPAAGGAEKALYEERKLELLTRTDALALGSLLESTLNAVFVRERFPRCVLVVDVVVIRDDGSLPAVALNAVMSALLDAGLPCRTTMAAVCVAVVTHDGEADSTSGPAQDRHSSVDGSSSAGSVYEYLLDPTSAEESLGVGYAAPAPSAAEKAVATGATSIATSSAASMPLRGRNAAQQVQDKYRCVSNGVFAFSNPACGGGLLAQLVRSVGSGSAEMRGSGVPVQAYAEMVALAERASAVLFEFFRQCNVAA